From Solidesulfovibrio carbinoliphilus subsp. oakridgensis, the proteins below share one genomic window:
- a CDS encoding PAS domain S-box protein, producing the protein MEHETPVPVQPEIPERADFPVVAIGASSGGLPALTALLGGLPQGFRAALVVITHTPADVKSHLAQVLAGISRLPVRELSGSDVAEPGLVYVLPSGWDASIQDGVLLLTERPAGQPHHPVDRFMASLARDRGPDAIGIVLSGAGSDGALGVRDINAAGGLVMVQSPDTALHDSMPLSALRTGVADMVMPVESMVEALVRAVPREDCPLPDDPAQARRAADCAALDRVLSLLLEHTGHDLGGYKTSTVLRRIHKRMLLAGVSDLSGYADRLAADGAERTRLFGDLLIGVTAFFRDEQAFALLAEKALPAIFRELGPGAPLRAWVACCATGEEAYSVAMLLAECGEKAGLAPPVKIFATDIDTAALDVARKGVYPLASAATMGKKRLAAWFRCHGEKCAVAPDLRENIVFAVHDLLRDPPFLGMDLVVCRNFLIYLNADIQAKVISLFSHALRPGGYLLLGPAEAISEGASRFETVDKKWRLFRRKATAPGVPDLPARRAPLPRLDFPSLPSRFLQAGPDPKEMAETLLLARYGHPAVLIDRDGRVLRLIGDTNPYLEFGSGAPSLTVRKLARKALRPHLRRLMDAALADGHEHASGLLPLDGAGAAPVELRAIPVPDARGQTAYVLVVFEKVAPDAPERDSLVRQCENEADLVARYEAELDLLGDQLERSVAGYETLTEELKASNEELVSMNEELQSSNEEMEASREELQSLNEELSSLNTELQARIEEVATARTFVENLLAATHLATVVLDQSLAVVRFTPAALGLFHLIATDAGRPVEQVKTTFAADHLLDDCRRVLDHGAVVEREFRAEDGRWFLERAFPFREPSGVVAGVVLTFTDITMLKDAEAVLRRGKAELEALVDRRTEELREQARLLDLTNVMVRDLDNRILFWTEGCQRLFGWTREEAVGRISSELLGTEYPEPQAAIMERFLEDGRWSGQLRKRTRDGRPKDLAVTWLLNRDPAGRPLSILEVANDVTEQNRLEAQARRWSRVFEAAEFGLAHVDAADNTFIEVNRAFARDRGYTPEELAGRPLSVLFPPETRQRVQAAIQGFDATGHGVIETEHLRKDGSRMPVLVEVTVLRDAAGKPASRVAYALDITERKKAEEAVRDMARFPSENPNPVFRVGADMAVSQANTASREFLRHSGSGEGETFPEAYRPAVREAFASGGVTQFEAAVGERMFVFAVCPVPVRGYANIYGMDMTARKKAEEALAKSEQRLRQLVDLAPDAIIIQSGGRFAYVNPATVRLFGATSAEELLGEDIVSHVHPDSREAVRKRIRMANEERATLPSIELAYLRLDGTSVPVEAVAAPFEYQGGPGSLVFARDISERRRVAEETKRRTDMAEAVARVRDTYVSGLSPAVIFGTALGELLRLTDSSYGFIAELETDDKGRPFQQFLAISNLAWEAGTPRFYAQYAPSGLMTHAMDGLHGAAVASGGPVIANRPGEDPRASGHRPDGHPALDNFLGLPMFHGRECMGSIGLANRPEGYDNRLAASIRPLVETCAQLIERLRAERRLVAAKQAAEAASLSKSEFLANMSHEIRTPLNGVLGMLQLMQTTALDSEQKEYADLAVKSSQRLTRLLSDILDLSLVESGRLTIREAPCAPADLRAAVLDLFALPARDKGVALSVFLDESLPEKIVGDEVRLRQILFNLVGNAVKFTDQGQVTLEIGPASRRFDAAFRVLVTVADTGIGIPDDQLAAIFEPFGQVEGVYVRRFGGAGLGLSIVRRLVGLMGGELAVDSEEGRGTIMYVSLPLRRVAVPAPPAAPAGDRAEAGPGLRLLLAEDDAVSMLSFARMLEKAGHRVDTADDGAKATAMVARGEYDCVLMDVQMPVMDGVAATRAIRADASLGQKARVPIIAMTAYAMAGDREKFLAAGMDDYVSKPVDLDALMEALKRVRAGRGETGSGPGETPAGDGA; encoded by the coding sequence ATGGAGCACGAGACCCCTGTTCCGGTTCAGCCGGAGATCCCGGAACGGGCCGATTTTCCGGTCGTGGCCATTGGCGCCTCGTCCGGCGGGCTGCCGGCGCTGACCGCGCTGCTGGGAGGCCTGCCGCAAGGATTCAGGGCCGCCCTGGTGGTCATCACCCATACCCCCGCCGATGTGAAAAGCCATCTGGCCCAGGTGCTGGCCGGGATTTCCCGGCTGCCGGTGCGCGAGCTGTCCGGAAGCGACGTGGCCGAGCCCGGCCTGGTCTACGTCCTGCCGTCGGGCTGGGACGCGTCCATCCAGGACGGCGTGCTGCTCCTGACCGAGCGCCCGGCCGGCCAGCCCCACCATCCCGTAGACCGGTTCATGGCGTCCCTGGCCCGGGACAGGGGGCCCGACGCCATCGGCATCGTCCTGTCCGGAGCGGGGTCGGACGGGGCCCTCGGGGTGCGCGACATCAACGCCGCCGGCGGCCTGGTCATGGTCCAGAGTCCGGACACCGCCCTGCATGACAGCATGCCTCTCTCGGCCCTGCGCACGGGCGTGGCCGACATGGTCATGCCCGTGGAATCCATGGTCGAGGCCCTGGTCAGGGCCGTGCCCAGGGAGGACTGCCCGCTGCCGGACGATCCCGCCCAGGCCCGGCGGGCCGCGGACTGCGCCGCCCTGGACCGGGTCCTGTCGCTTTTGCTCGAACATACGGGCCACGATCTCGGCGGCTACAAGACCAGCACGGTGCTGCGGCGCATCCACAAGCGCATGCTCCTGGCCGGCGTCAGCGACCTTTCCGGCTACGCCGATCGGCTGGCGGCCGACGGCGCGGAGCGGACCCGTCTTTTCGGCGACCTCCTGATCGGGGTCACCGCCTTTTTCCGCGACGAGCAGGCCTTCGCCCTCCTGGCCGAAAAGGCGCTGCCGGCCATATTCCGGGAGCTGGGGCCCGGGGCGCCCCTGCGGGCCTGGGTCGCCTGCTGCGCCACGGGCGAGGAGGCCTATTCCGTGGCCATGCTCCTGGCCGAGTGCGGCGAGAAAGCGGGGCTGGCCCCGCCGGTCAAGATCTTTGCCACGGACATCGACACCGCCGCCCTGGATGTGGCCCGAAAAGGCGTCTATCCCCTCGCCTCGGCCGCGACCATGGGGAAAAAACGGCTTGCTGCCTGGTTCCGGTGCCACGGGGAGAAATGCGCCGTCGCCCCGGACCTGCGGGAAAACATCGTCTTCGCGGTCCACGACCTGCTGCGCGACCCGCCGTTTCTCGGCATGGACCTGGTCGTATGCCGCAACTTCCTCATTTACCTGAACGCCGATATCCAGGCCAAGGTCATTTCGCTTTTCTCCCATGCCCTGCGCCCGGGCGGGTACCTGCTGCTCGGGCCGGCCGAGGCCATCAGCGAGGGGGCCTCGCGTTTCGAGACCGTGGACAAGAAATGGCGGCTTTTCCGGCGCAAGGCCACGGCCCCCGGCGTTCCCGACCTGCCGGCCAGGCGTGCCCCCCTGCCGCGCCTGGATTTTCCCTCGCTGCCGTCCCGTTTCCTCCAGGCGGGCCCCGACCCCAAGGAGATGGCCGAAACCCTGCTCTTGGCCCGCTACGGCCATCCGGCCGTCCTGATCGACCGGGACGGCCGGGTGTTGCGCCTGATCGGGGACACCAACCCCTACCTGGAATTCGGCAGCGGCGCGCCGAGCCTGACCGTGCGCAAGCTTGCCCGCAAGGCCCTGCGGCCCCATTTGCGGCGGCTCATGGACGCGGCCCTGGCCGACGGCCATGAGCACGCAAGCGGCCTGCTGCCCCTGGACGGGGCCGGGGCGGCCCCGGTCGAACTCCGGGCCATCCCGGTGCCCGACGCCCGGGGCCAGACCGCCTACGTGCTGGTGGTCTTCGAGAAGGTCGCGCCCGATGCCCCGGAACGGGACAGCCTGGTCCGGCAATGCGAGAACGAGGCCGACCTCGTGGCCCGCTACGAGGCGGAACTCGACCTGCTCGGCGACCAGCTCGAACGGTCCGTGGCCGGCTACGAGACCCTGACCGAGGAACTCAAGGCCTCCAACGAGGAACTCGTCAGCATGAACGAGGAACTCCAGTCCTCCAACGAGGAGATGGAGGCCTCCCGGGAGGAGCTGCAGTCGTTAAACGAGGAACTCAGTTCCTTGAACACCGAGCTCCAGGCCAGGATCGAGGAGGTGGCCACGGCCCGGACCTTCGTGGAGAACCTGCTCGCCGCCACCCACCTGGCCACGGTCGTCCTCGACCAGTCCCTGGCCGTGGTCCGGTTCACTCCGGCGGCCCTCGGGCTTTTCCACCTGATTGCGACGGACGCCGGCCGGCCTGTGGAGCAGGTCAAGACCACCTTCGCCGCGGACCACCTTCTGGACGACTGCCGGCGGGTGCTCGACCACGGCGCCGTGGTGGAACGGGAGTTTAGGGCCGAGGACGGCCGCTGGTTCCTGGAGCGGGCCTTCCCCTTCCGCGAGCCTTCCGGTGTTGTGGCCGGGGTGGTGCTGACGTTTACCGACATCACCATGCTCAAGGATGCCGAAGCCGTGCTGCGGCGCGGCAAGGCGGAACTCGAGGCCCTGGTCGACCGCCGTACCGAGGAGCTTCGGGAGCAGGCCCGGCTCCTCGACCTGACCAACGTCATGGTCCGCGACCTCGACAACCGCATCCTCTTCTGGACGGAAGGCTGCCAGCGCCTCTTCGGCTGGACCCGCGAGGAGGCGGTGGGGCGGATTTCTTCCGAACTGCTCGGAACCGAATACCCCGAACCGCAAGCGGCCATCATGGAACGCTTCCTCGAGGACGGCCGGTGGTCCGGGCAGTTGCGCAAGCGGACCAGGGACGGCCGGCCCAAAGACCTGGCCGTGACCTGGCTGCTCAATCGCGATCCGGCCGGCCGGCCCCTGTCCATCCTGGAGGTGGCCAACGACGTCACCGAGCAAAACCGCCTGGAGGCGCAGGCCCGGCGCTGGAGCCGGGTGTTCGAGGCCGCGGAGTTCGGCCTGGCCCACGTCGACGCGGCCGACAACACCTTCATCGAAGTCAACCGGGCCTTTGCCCGGGACCGGGGCTACACGCCCGAGGAACTGGCCGGGCGTCCGCTCTCGGTGCTGTTCCCGCCCGAGACGCGCCAGCGGGTCCAGGCGGCCATCCAGGGCTTTGACGCCACCGGCCACGGCGTGATCGAAACCGAGCACCTGCGCAAGGACGGCAGCCGCATGCCGGTCCTGGTGGAGGTGACCGTGCTGCGGGACGCGGCCGGGAAGCCGGCCTCCCGGGTGGCCTACGCCCTCGACATCACGGAGCGCAAAAAGGCCGAGGAGGCCGTGCGCGACATGGCCCGGTTCCCGAGCGAAAATCCCAATCCGGTTTTCCGGGTGGGCGCGGACATGGCCGTTTCCCAGGCCAATACGGCCAGCCGGGAGTTCTTGCGGCACAGCGGCAGCGGTGAGGGCGAGACCTTTCCCGAAGCCTACCGGCCGGCCGTGCGCGAAGCCTTCGCCTCCGGGGGAGTCACCCAGTTCGAAGCCGCCGTCGGGGAGCGGATGTTTGTTTTTGCCGTCTGTCCGGTCCCGGTCCGGGGCTACGCCAACATCTACGGCATGGACATGACGGCCCGCAAAAAGGCCGAAGAGGCCCTGGCCAAGAGCGAACAGCGGCTGCGCCAGCTGGTGGACCTGGCGCCCGACGCCATCATCATCCAGTCCGGGGGGCGGTTCGCCTACGTCAATCCGGCGACGGTCCGGCTTTTCGGCGCGACCTCGGCCGAGGAGCTTCTCGGCGAGGACATCGTGTCGCACGTGCATCCGGATTCGCGGGAGGCCGTGCGCAAGCGCATCCGGATGGCCAACGAGGAGCGGGCCACGCTGCCGAGCATCGAGCTCGCCTACCTGCGCCTGGACGGCACGAGCGTCCCGGTCGAGGCCGTGGCCGCGCCGTTCGAATACCAGGGCGGCCCGGGCAGCCTGGTCTTCGCCCGGGACATTTCCGAGCGCCGGCGCGTGGCCGAGGAAACGAAGCGGCGCACGGACATGGCCGAGGCCGTGGCCCGGGTGCGCGACACCTACGTGTCGGGCTTGTCCCCGGCGGTCATCTTCGGCACGGCTCTCGGCGAGCTCCTGCGCCTGACCGACAGTAGCTACGGCTTCATCGCCGAGCTCGAAACCGACGACAAGGGCCGGCCCTTCCAGCAGTTCCTGGCCATCTCCAACCTGGCCTGGGAGGCGGGCACGCCCCGGTTCTACGCACAGTACGCGCCGTCGGGCCTCATGACGCACGCCATGGACGGGCTCCACGGGGCGGCGGTGGCCAGCGGCGGGCCGGTCATCGCCAACCGGCCCGGCGAGGACCCCCGCGCCTCGGGCCATCGCCCGGACGGGCACCCGGCTCTCGACAACTTCCTCGGCCTGCCCATGTTCCACGGCCGGGAATGCATGGGCTCCATCGGCCTGGCCAACCGGCCGGAAGGCTACGACAACAGGCTCGCGGCCTCCATCCGGCCCCTGGTCGAGACCTGCGCCCAGCTCATCGAGCGGCTGCGGGCCGAGCGCCGGCTGGTGGCCGCCAAGCAGGCGGCCGAGGCGGCCAGCCTGTCCAAGTCGGAGTTTTTGGCCAACATGAGCCACGAGATCCGCACCCCCTTAAACGGGGTGCTCGGCATGCTCCAGCTCATGCAGACCACGGCGCTCGATTCCGAGCAGAAGGAATACGCCGACCTGGCGGTCAAGTCGTCCCAGCGCCTGACCAGGCTCTTGTCCGACATCCTCGACCTGTCCCTGGTCGAATCCGGCCGGCTGACCATCCGCGAGGCGCCGTGCGCCCCGGCCGACCTGCGGGCGGCGGTGCTGGACCTGTTCGCCCTGCCGGCCCGGGACAAGGGCGTGGCCTTGTCGGTTTTCCTGGACGAGAGCCTGCCGGAGAAAATCGTGGGCGACGAGGTGCGGCTGCGCCAGATCCTTTTTAATCTGGTCGGCAACGCGGTCAAATTCACGGACCAGGGCCAGGTGACCCTGGAGATCGGCCCCGCCTCCCGCCGTTTCGACGCGGCTTTCCGGGTGCTCGTCACCGTGGCCGACACCGGCATCGGCATCCCCGACGACCAGCTCGCGGCCATCTTCGAGCCCTTCGGCCAGGTGGAGGGGGTCTACGTGCGCCGGTTCGGCGGGGCCGGGCTCGGGCTTTCCATCGTGCGCCGGCTGGTCGGGCTCATGGGCGGGGAACTGGCTGTGGACAGCGAGGAGGGCCGCGGGACGATCATGTATGTTTCCCTGCCGCTTCGCCGGGTGGCCGTGCCCGCGCCGCCGGCCGCGCCGGCCGGGGACAGGGCCGAGGCCGGGCCGGGCCTGCGCCTGCTTTTGGCCGAGGACGACGCCGTCAGCATGCTCTCGTTCGCCCGGATGCTCGAAAAGGCCGGCCACCGCGTGGACACGGCCGACGACGGGGCCAAGGCCACGGCCATGGTGGCCCGGGGCGAGTACGACTGCGTCCTCATGGACGTGCAGATGCCGGTCATGGACGGCGTGGCCGCCACCCGGGCCATCCGGGCCGACGCCTCCCTGGGGCAAAAGGCCCGGGTCCCCATCATCGCCATGACCGCCTATGCCATGGCCGGGGACCGCGAGAAGTTCCTGGCCGCCGGCATGGACGACTATGTCAGCAAGCCCGTGGATCTCGACGCCCTGATGGAGGCCCTCAAGCGGGTCCGGGCCGGGCGGGGCGAGACCGGGTCCGGCCCCGGGGAGACGCCGGCCGGCGACGGGGCGTAA
- a CDS encoding PaaI family thioesterase, with product MEAHTHRGIDPALCGEPVALGPGRATVRLTLLPSMAADDRGLVHGGFVFGLADYAAMLAVNDPLVVLGAAEVRFVAPATVGQTVTAEAVEEEGSGKKRLVAVTVRRDDTTVLTGRFTCIVPARHVLDPGA from the coding sequence ATGGAAGCACACACCCATCGCGGCATCGATCCCGCCCTGTGCGGCGAGCCCGTCGCCCTCGGCCCGGGCCGGGCGACCGTCCGCCTGACGCTCCTGCCGTCCATGGCCGCCGACGACCGGGGGCTCGTCCACGGCGGCTTCGTGTTCGGCCTGGCCGACTACGCGGCCATGCTGGCGGTCAACGATCCGCTGGTCGTGCTCGGCGCGGCCGAAGTCCGGTTCGTGGCCCCGGCGACCGTGGGCCAGACCGTGACGGCCGAGGCGGTGGAAGAGGAAGGAAGTGGAAAAAAGCGGCTGGTCGCGGTCACGGTCCGGCGGGACGACACGACCGTCCTGACCGGTCGTTTCACCTGCATCGTCCCGGCCCGGCACGTCCTCGATCCCGGGGCCTGA
- a CDS encoding Flp family type IVb pilin, giving the protein MITAITNFVRDEEGATAVEYGLMVALIAAVIVGVVTTLGTTLQGTFTNITTAISGS; this is encoded by the coding sequence ATGATCACCGCCATCACCAATTTCGTCCGCGACGAGGAAGGGGCCACCGCAGTCGAATACGGCCTCATGGTCGCCCTCATCGCCGCCGTCATCGTCGGCGTCGTCACCACCCTCGGCACGACCCTGCAGGGCACCTTCACCAATATCACCACTGCGATCTCCGGCAGCTAG
- a CDS encoding 2-hydroxyacid dehydrogenase — translation MNQRPRVVVTRMIPEPGLSLLRDVCDLWVNPEDRPLTQDELFSRIATAEGVLGQLTDRIDAGFFEAAPKLRGYANYAVGFDNIDVPEATRRGLPVSNTPDVLTTATAEMAWALLFAVARRVVETDALLRSGVCPGWGPLKFLGQEVTGKTLGIFGPGRIGTAMARMSRGFAMPVVFCGGRKPNQALERELGATRLDFDAFLRTADFISIHAPLNDQTRHAFDADALARMKPTAILINTGRGPVIDEAALVGALREGRIAGAGLDVYEFEPRLAEGLAALPNVVLTPHIGSATSTAREGMAVLAAKNLLAMLAGQTPPTCLNPEVLTRSTGGRS, via the coding sequence ATGAACCAACGTCCCCGCGTGGTCGTTACCCGGATGATTCCCGAGCCCGGCCTGTCCTTACTGCGCGACGTCTGCGACCTGTGGGTCAATCCCGAGGACCGGCCCCTGACCCAAGACGAGCTCTTTAGCCGCATCGCCACGGCCGAAGGGGTCCTCGGCCAGCTGACCGACCGCATCGACGCCGGCTTTTTCGAGGCCGCCCCGAAGCTTCGCGGCTACGCCAACTACGCGGTCGGCTTTGACAACATCGACGTGCCGGAAGCCACCCGGCGGGGCCTGCCCGTGTCCAACACCCCGGACGTCCTGACCACGGCCACGGCCGAAATGGCCTGGGCCCTCCTGTTCGCCGTGGCCCGACGGGTGGTCGAAACCGACGCCCTCCTGCGCTCCGGCGTCTGCCCCGGCTGGGGGCCGCTCAAGTTCCTCGGCCAGGAAGTGACGGGCAAGACCCTTGGCATCTTCGGCCCGGGCCGCATCGGCACGGCCATGGCCCGGATGTCCCGGGGCTTTGCCATGCCGGTGGTCTTCTGCGGCGGCAGGAAGCCCAACCAGGCCCTGGAGCGGGAGCTCGGGGCCACCCGCCTCGACTTCGACGCCTTTCTCCGGACCGCCGACTTCATAAGCATCCACGCCCCTTTAAACGACCAGACCCGCCACGCCTTCGACGCAGACGCCCTCGCCCGCATGAAGCCGACCGCCATCCTGATCAACACCGGCCGCGGCCCGGTCATCGACGAGGCGGCCCTGGTCGGGGCCCTGCGGGAAGGCCGGATCGCCGGCGCCGGGCTCGACGTCTACGAATTCGAACCGCGTCTGGCCGAAGGCCTGGCCGCCCTGCCAAACGTGGTCCTCACCCCGCACATCGGCTCGGCCACCAGCACGGCCCGGGAAGGCATGGCGGTCCTGGCCGCCAAGAACCTGCTGGCCATGCTGGCCGGACAGACCCCGCCGACCTGCCTCAATCCCGAGGTCCTCACCCGGTCGACGGGCGGCCGGTCGTGA
- a CDS encoding zinc metalloprotease HtpX, whose protein sequence is MSSQIKTALLLGLLTALIMIVGQALGGRSGLVIAFGLAIVMNLGSYWFSDKIVLAMYGARELSPADAPGIHTMVEELARNGGLPKPRIMIIAQESPNAFATGRNPDHAVVAVTQGLLRLLSPDEVRGVLAHELGHIKNRDILIQSVAAVLGGAIVMMANMFQFAAIFGGSRSSDEEGGGPGLLGGLAMAILAPIAASLIQMAISRSREFLADATGARLSGTPLALAGALGKLDSYAHQIPMQANPATENMFIVNPFGGLSMASLFSTHPPTEERIRRLRDMAGR, encoded by the coding sequence ATGAGCAGCCAGATCAAGACAGCCCTCTTACTCGGACTCCTCACCGCCCTGATCATGATCGTGGGCCAGGCCCTTGGGGGTCGAAGCGGCCTGGTCATCGCCTTTGGCCTGGCCATCGTCATGAACCTCGGCAGCTACTGGTTTTCGGACAAGATCGTGCTCGCCATGTACGGGGCCCGCGAACTGTCCCCGGCCGACGCCCCGGGCATCCACACCATGGTGGAGGAACTGGCCCGAAACGGCGGCCTCCCCAAGCCCCGGATCATGATCATCGCCCAGGAATCCCCCAACGCCTTTGCCACGGGCCGCAATCCCGACCACGCGGTGGTGGCCGTCACCCAAGGCCTCCTGCGCCTGCTCTCGCCCGACGAGGTGCGCGGCGTCCTGGCCCATGAACTCGGACACATCAAAAACCGCGATATCCTCATCCAGTCCGTGGCCGCGGTCCTTGGCGGGGCCATCGTCATGATGGCCAACATGTTCCAGTTCGCGGCCATTTTCGGCGGCAGCCGCAGCAGCGACGAGGAGGGCGGCGGCCCGGGCCTGCTCGGCGGGCTGGCCATGGCCATCCTGGCCCCCATTGCCGCCTCGCTCATCCAGATGGCCATCTCCCGGTCCCGGGAATTTCTGGCCGACGCCACGGGCGCGCGCCTGTCCGGCACCCCCCTGGCCCTGGCCGGGGCCCTCGGCAAGCTCGACAGCTACGCCCACCAGATCCCCATGCAGGCCAATCCGGCCACGGAAAACATGTTCATCGTCAATCCCTTCGGCGGCCTGTCCATGGCCTCGCTCTTCTCCACCCACCCGCCGACCGAGGAGCGCATCCGCCGCCTGCGCGATATGGCCGGCCGCTGA
- a CDS encoding NYN domain-containing protein: MLNRRLWLIDAGYMYRGQSIYSREYSIDYVKLRNRLESEEPLWRAYYLNSVPHPTPDSQVAFYNWMRSAPPLGPKIITKLYELRSSEITDLYCEQDRRKVPVSCPNDRAHRLSREQQKGVDVGLATLALTHIENYDTLILSSGDSDLLDAIEYITEKNKRFELLVFKNGVSTDLQCRADRIYWIDEFAQDVAR; the protein is encoded by the coding sequence ATGCTCAATCGCAGACTCTGGTTGATAGACGCGGGCTACATGTATCGGGGACAATCCATTTACAGCCGGGAGTACAGCATCGATTATGTGAAGCTGCGAAACAGACTGGAAAGTGAAGAGCCGCTCTGGCGGGCCTATTACCTCAATTCCGTGCCCCACCCCACCCCGGACTCCCAGGTGGCCTTCTACAACTGGATGCGCAGCGCCCCGCCCCTCGGCCCGAAAATCATCACCAAGCTCTACGAACTGCGCTCGAGCGAGATCACCGACCTCTACTGCGAACAGGACCGCCGCAAGGTCCCGGTCTCCTGCCCCAACGACCGGGCCCACCGGCTGAGCCGCGAGCAGCAAAAGGGCGTGGACGTGGGCCTGGCCACCCTGGCGCTGACCCACATCGAGAACTACGACACCCTGATCCTGTCGTCCGGCGACAGCGACCTGCTCGACGCCATCGAGTACATCACCGAGAAAAACAAGCGCTTCGAGCTTTTGGTCTTCAAAAACGGCGTGTCCACGGACCTGCAATGCCGGGCCGACCGGATCTACTGGATCGACGAGTTCGCCCAGGACGTGGCCCGGTAG